One window of Longimicrobium sp. genomic DNA carries:
- a CDS encoding acyltransferase gives MAGLLEGRRLPTLDGFRALAVLVVMLYHFGLNAPGNLSVTMFFVLSGFLITWLLLKEERAAGSVSLAGFYARRTLRIFPAYYVFVVASVAADRLLDDPWTPGQVAAALTYTLNYYNAFLGHDTTPAAHAWSLAVEEQFYVLWPLAFLLLARRGRRALAAALAAAVVAAAAWRSCLFLRVGVPTHYVYNAFDTRFDSLAIGCLMAVLGSRREFLGFARAVAWRPWLPALTLAALAWSRLATPAAYAYTLGYTVDSLLLAVLMLQVMQLHRSRAWSWLEWRPMRYLGAVSYPMYLWHGWAITAGRHVEVVPPAARLLIGIGVCVAVASLSYYVVEKPILALRPRVERWLRARGPLLPARVRPAIGTEGG, from the coding sequence CTGGCGGGGCTGCTGGAGGGGAGGCGGCTGCCCACGCTGGACGGCTTCCGCGCCCTCGCCGTCCTGGTGGTGATGCTCTACCACTTCGGGCTGAACGCGCCGGGGAACCTCTCGGTCACGATGTTCTTCGTGCTGAGCGGCTTCCTGATCACCTGGCTCCTGCTCAAGGAGGAGCGCGCGGCGGGGTCGGTGTCGCTGGCGGGCTTCTACGCGCGCCGGACGCTCAGGATCTTCCCCGCCTACTACGTGTTCGTGGTGGCCTCGGTCGCGGCGGACCGCCTGCTGGACGACCCGTGGACGCCCGGCCAGGTGGCGGCGGCGCTCACCTACACGCTGAACTACTACAACGCCTTCCTGGGGCACGACACCACGCCCGCCGCGCACGCCTGGTCGCTGGCGGTGGAGGAGCAGTTCTACGTCCTCTGGCCGCTGGCCTTCCTGCTGCTGGCGCGGCGGGGGCGGCGCGCCCTGGCCGCGGCGCTCGCGGCGGCGGTGGTGGCCGCGGCGGCGTGGCGCTCGTGCCTCTTCCTGCGGGTGGGCGTCCCCACGCACTACGTGTACAACGCGTTCGACACGCGCTTCGACAGCCTGGCCATCGGCTGCCTGATGGCCGTGCTCGGCTCGCGGCGCGAGTTCCTGGGCTTCGCGCGCGCCGTGGCGTGGCGGCCGTGGCTGCCGGCGCTCACCCTGGCGGCGCTGGCCTGGTCGCGCCTGGCGACGCCGGCCGCGTACGCCTACACGCTGGGGTACACGGTCGACTCGCTGCTGCTGGCGGTGCTGATGCTGCAGGTGATGCAGCTGCACCGGAGCCGCGCCTGGAGCTGGCTGGAGTGGCGGCCGATGCGCTACCTGGGGGCGGTCTCGTACCCGATGTACCTCTGGCACGGCTGGGCGATCACGGCCGGGCGCCACGTGGAGGTGGTGCCCCCGGCCGCGCGGCTGCTGATCGGCATCGGGGTGTGCGTGGCGGTGGCGAGCCTCTCGTATTACGTGGTCGAGAAGCCGATCCTGGCGCTGCGCCCGCGCGTGGAGCGCTGGCTGCGCGCGCGGGGGCCGCTGCTCCCGGCGCGCGTGCGCCCGGCCATCGGGACGGAAGGCGGGTGA